In one window of Neisseria subflava DNA:
- a CDS encoding NAD(P)H-dependent glycerol-3-phosphate dehydrogenase has protein sequence MKITVIGAGSWGTALALHFAHHNNEVALWTRNPDQIRALQADRENKRGLPGFPFPESLTVHADLGEALKDSQLALIVTSVAGLRSSAELLKQHNAADIPVLAACKGFEQDTGLLTFQVLKEVLPNNKKIGVLSGPSFAQELAAQLPCAVVLASENKDWVEETTAQLNTNVMRLYGSTDVIGVAVGGAVKNVMAIATGLSDGLEYGLNARAALVTRGLAEITRLAIAMGAQPKTMMGLAGIGDLILTCTGALSRNRRVGLGLAEGKELHQVLVEIGHVSEGVSTIEEVFNTAAKYQIDMPITQTLLQLIRKEMTPQQVVERLMERSARFE, from the coding sequence ATGAAAATTACCGTCATCGGCGCAGGTTCGTGGGGTACAGCTCTCGCGTTGCACTTTGCGCACCACAACAATGAAGTTGCCCTTTGGACACGCAATCCCGACCAAATCCGCGCCCTGCAAGCAGATCGCGAAAACAAACGCGGCCTGCCCGGCTTCCCTTTCCCTGAGTCCCTGACCGTTCACGCCGATTTGGGCGAAGCGCTGAAAGACAGCCAACTTGCTCTGATCGTTACCTCCGTAGCCGGCCTCAGAAGCAGCGCCGAGCTGCTCAAACAGCATAACGCTGCCGATATTCCCGTTCTCGCCGCCTGCAAAGGTTTTGAACAAGATACCGGCCTTCTGACTTTCCAAGTACTGAAAGAAGTCCTGCCTAACAATAAAAAAATCGGCGTTCTCTCAGGTCCGAGCTTTGCCCAAGAACTTGCAGCCCAACTGCCTTGCGCCGTCGTGCTTGCTTCCGAAAACAAAGACTGGGTGGAGGAAACCACTGCCCAACTAAACACCAACGTGATGCGTCTGTACGGCAGCACCGACGTCATCGGCGTCGCTGTGGGCGGTGCCGTTAAAAACGTCATGGCGATTGCCACCGGCCTTTCAGACGGCCTCGAATATGGCCTCAATGCACGCGCTGCCTTAGTAACACGCGGCCTTGCAGAAATCACCCGCCTTGCCATCGCCATGGGCGCACAACCCAAAACCATGATGGGCTTGGCAGGCATCGGCGACCTTATCCTGACCTGTACCGGCGCACTCTCGCGCAACCGCCGTGTCGGCCTCGGTCTCGCAGAAGGCAAAGAGTTGCATCAAGTGCTTGTCGAAATCGGCCACGTCTCCGAAGGTGTCAGCACCATTGAAGAAGTCTTCAACACCGCCGCCAAATACCAAATCGATATGCCCATCACCCAAACCTTGCTGCAACTCATCCGCAAAGAAATGACCCCGCAGCAAGTCGTTGAACGACTGATGGAACGAAGCGCGCGCTTCGAATAA
- the hpaC gene encoding 4-hydroxyphenylacetate 3-monooxygenase, reductase component, translating to MTDSTHTLKRPFREAMASCAAGVHVITTDGEAGRYGITMTAVTAVTDEPPTVMLCINRQSAIIPILQGNRDLCINTLNDSQQDIAEHFAGLTDLSPEERFEYHIWHRGQTGQLEVEGALAHLHGSIVDQREIGTHCVFFVQINEIRNTDTQAPALLYFRRQFKSLA from the coding sequence ATGACAGACTCAACACACACACTCAAGAGACCATTTCGAGAGGCCATGGCCTCCTGTGCCGCCGGCGTGCACGTCATCACGACAGACGGCGAAGCGGGACGCTATGGCATTACCATGACTGCCGTAACTGCCGTTACCGACGAGCCGCCGACGGTCATGCTGTGCATCAACCGCCAATCCGCCATCATTCCCATCCTGCAAGGCAATCGTGATTTGTGCATCAACACGCTCAACGACAGCCAGCAGGATATCGCCGAACACTTTGCCGGACTGACCGACCTCTCACCCGAAGAACGCTTCGAATACCATATTTGGCATAGAGGGCAAACCGGGCAGCTCGAAGTCGAAGGCGCGCTGGCGCATCTTCACGGCAGCATTGTCGACCAACGCGAAATCGGCACGCATTGCGTCTTTTTCGTTCAGATCAACGAAATCCGCAATACCGATACACAAGCACCGGCATTGCTGTATTTCCGTAGGCAATTCAAATCTTTGGCATAA
- the rarD gene encoding EamA family transporter RarD codes for MTNLSKGLLAAVASNLLFSMLFLYGMWMRPMTGTEVFAWRMVAMLSALCVLMTMVNGWQAAMRFAYGVGRDWKRWLLIVLPTPIFASQLWLFVWGPVNGEGVNIAMGYFLFPLAMMLGGRIWFKERLNRLQRVAVILACAGVACELVRSGAFSWTTVWVFGTYPFYYLLRRKLGVPSLIGLTFDLMMITPFALAYIVLATDTPAMIAAKPVLIFFIVLLGFNSAISMHLNLKANQLLLVAVFGMLSYLEPVLLFIVSIVWLDEPVQGGALIGYGLIWSGLCVMIANGLLGMKQEKKWAKLD; via the coding sequence ATGACGAATTTATCCAAAGGTTTGCTGGCTGCGGTAGCATCCAATTTGTTGTTTTCCATGCTGTTTTTGTACGGAATGTGGATGAGGCCGATGACGGGGACGGAGGTGTTTGCCTGGCGCATGGTCGCCATGCTGTCGGCTTTGTGCGTACTGATGACGATGGTCAACGGTTGGCAGGCGGCAATGCGTTTTGCTTATGGCGTCGGCCGGGATTGGAAACGGTGGCTGCTGATTGTATTGCCGACGCCGATATTTGCCAGCCAGTTGTGGCTGTTTGTCTGGGGGCCGGTCAATGGGGAAGGGGTAAACATTGCCATGGGTTATTTCCTGTTTCCTTTGGCGATGATGCTGGGCGGACGGATTTGGTTTAAAGAGCGTTTGAACCGGTTGCAGAGGGTGGCGGTAATCTTGGCGTGTGCAGGCGTGGCATGTGAATTGGTGCGGTCGGGCGCGTTTTCGTGGACGACTGTATGGGTGTTCGGTACTTATCCGTTTTATTATCTGCTGCGCCGCAAGCTGGGCGTGCCTTCCTTAATCGGGCTGACCTTTGATTTGATGATGATTACGCCGTTTGCGTTGGCGTATATTGTGCTGGCAACGGATACGCCGGCGATGATTGCGGCCAAACCGGTTTTAATCTTTTTTATTGTGTTGCTGGGTTTTAATAGTGCAATATCCATGCATTTGAATTTGAAGGCGAATCAATTGCTGCTGGTGGCAGTGTTCGGCATGTTGAGCTATTTGGAGCCTGTATTGCTTTTTATTGTGTCGATTGTATGGCTGGACGAGCCGGTGCAGGGCGGCGCATTGATCGGCTACGGACTGATTTGGTCGGGATTGTGCGTGATGATTGCCAATGGCCTGTTAGGAATGAAGCAAGAAAAGAAATGGGCAAAGCTTGATTGA
- the ccsB gene encoding c-type cytochrome biogenesis protein CcsB, producing the protein MNNKHQALPEHELLTHKSFIRNLNLFDWAFALLIAVGAFIAQTQAGLHMDIYEMVILWVSAGIAVFLGWFFKPMRWFIPLGVCLAYFAVDLYGGDIKRADGFLLKYLLSSQSAIMWQCAFVFFALFAYIVGAIAAVRKNVPSNTLLGMGTVFAWVSAVAGFVGLLVRWHESYLLRPDAGHIPVSNLYEVFILFLVITALMYLYYEGRFAVQKLGGFVFSFMAIVVGFVLWYSVSREAHAIQPLIPALQSWWMKIHVPANFIGYGAFCIAAMLGFAELLALRKEDAGKKSWLPQSQVIEEVMYKAIAVGFLFFTIATILGALWAADAWGRYWSWDPKETWAFIVWLNYAVWLHLRLVAGWRGRVLAWWAVIGLIITAFAFIGVNMFLSGLHSYGTL; encoded by the coding sequence ATGAATAACAAACATCAGGCCTTGCCCGAGCATGAGCTTCTGACACATAAATCATTTATCCGAAACCTCAACCTTTTCGACTGGGCATTCGCGCTGCTGATTGCAGTCGGCGCGTTTATTGCCCAAACCCAGGCCGGTCTGCACATGGACATTTACGAAATGGTAATTTTGTGGGTGAGTGCCGGTATTGCCGTTTTTCTGGGTTGGTTTTTCAAACCGATGCGCTGGTTTATCCCTTTAGGCGTGTGCTTGGCGTATTTTGCCGTTGATTTGTATGGCGGCGACATCAAACGTGCAGACGGATTCCTGCTCAAATACCTGTTAAGCAGCCAGTCGGCGATTATGTGGCAATGCGCGTTTGTGTTCTTCGCCTTGTTTGCCTATATCGTCGGCGCGATAGCGGCGGTACGCAAAAATGTGCCGTCCAATACGCTTTTGGGCATGGGTACCGTGTTTGCATGGGTTTCTGCGGTGGCGGGCTTTGTCGGTTTGCTGGTGCGCTGGCATGAAAGCTATCTGCTGCGTCCCGATGCCGGCCATATTCCGGTTTCCAACCTTTACGAAGTATTTATCTTGTTCTTGGTCATTACGGCGCTGATGTACCTCTATTACGAAGGTCGTTTTGCCGTACAAAAACTGGGCGGCTTCGTCTTCAGCTTTATGGCGATTGTGGTCGGATTTGTCTTGTGGTACAGCGTTTCACGCGAGGCGCATGCCATTCAGCCGCTAATTCCTGCTTTGCAGTCTTGGTGGATGAAAATCCACGTTCCGGCCAACTTTATCGGCTACGGCGCATTCTGTATCGCCGCCATGCTGGGTTTTGCCGAACTGCTGGCACTCAGAAAAGAAGATGCAGGCAAAAAATCATGGCTGCCGCAATCTCAAGTCATTGAAGAAGTCATGTACAAAGCGATTGCCGTCGGTTTCTTGTTCTTTACCATTGCCACCATTCTCGGCGCATTGTGGGCGGCCGACGCGTGGGGTCGCTATTGGAGCTGGGACCCGAAAGAAACTTGGGCATTTATCGTTTGGCTGAATTACGCTGTCTGGTTGCATTTGCGACTGGTGGCAGGCTGGCGCGGCAGGGTGTTGGCTTGGTGGGCAGTCATCGGCCTGATCATTACCGCCTTTGCCTTTATCGGTGTGAATATGTTCTTAAGCGGTCTGCATTCTTACGGCACTTTGTAA
- a CDS encoding protein disulfide oxidoreductase has product MMKTLLHYAKSLLQAVIIFIFLSLIVDWVRKPDQPLQSAAQTLTLTDGQTTSLQSFSQNRVAIVYFWGSWCHICSYTSSTIEKLHQDNIPTLGVALRSGSDADIARHMQQNNLSFPNFNDSDGLMAQKWNIAVTPTIIILKDGKMIHHTSGLSSSIGLKIRVYLANIFS; this is encoded by the coding sequence ATGATGAAAACCCTGCTCCACTATGCCAAATCATTGCTTCAGGCTGTGATTATCTTCATCTTCTTATCCCTGATTGTCGACTGGGTGCGCAAGCCTGACCAACCCTTGCAGTCGGCAGCACAAACACTGACTTTAACTGATGGGCAAACCACTTCCCTTCAATCCTTCAGTCAAAATCGGGTTGCCATCGTTTATTTTTGGGGCAGCTGGTGTCATATTTGTTCATACACATCGTCCACCATAGAAAAGCTGCACCAAGACAATATCCCAACACTGGGCGTAGCCTTGCGCTCCGGAAGCGATGCGGACATTGCCCGCCATATGCAACAAAACAATCTATCCTTTCCAAACTTCAATGATTCAGACGGCCTGATGGCTCAAAAATGGAATATAGCCGTCACCCCAACCATTATCATATTAAAAGATGGCAAAATGATTCATCACACATCCGGCCTTTCCAGTTCTATCGGCTTAAAAATCAGGGTTTACTTGGCAAATATCTTCAGCTAA
- the tsaD gene encoding tRNA (adenosine(37)-N6)-threonylcarbamoyltransferase complex transferase subunit TsaD: MLVLGIESSCDETGVALYDTERGLLAHHLHTQMAMHAEYGGVVPELASRDHIRRVVPLTQGCLKEAGVGYADIDAVAFTQGPGLGGALLAGSGFANALAFAIGKPVIPVHHLEGHLLSPLLADDKPEFPFVALLVSGGHTQFMAVRGIGDYTLLGESVDDAAGEAFDKTAKLLGLPYPGGAKLSELAKLGIPDTFTFPRPMLHSHDLQMSFSGLKTAVLTAVEKVRAETGSDEIPEQTRNDICRAFQDAVVDVLAAKAKKALLDTGFRTLVVAGGVGANWKLRDEFSRLTVKMPSEKGKSKPQEEKINVYFPPMAYCTDNGAMIAFAGAMRLAERQAVGAFNVKPRWPLSDIVKQG; the protein is encoded by the coding sequence ATGTTGGTATTAGGAATTGAATCATCTTGCGACGAAACCGGCGTTGCGCTCTACGATACCGAGCGCGGCCTGTTGGCGCATCATTTGCACACACAAATGGCGATGCACGCCGAATATGGCGGCGTTGTCCCCGAATTGGCCAGCCGCGACCATATCCGCCGTGTCGTGCCGTTGACGCAAGGTTGCTTGAAGGAAGCTGGCGTAGGCTATGCCGATATTGACGCGGTTGCCTTTACGCAAGGCCCGGGCTTGGGCGGCGCATTGCTGGCCGGTTCAGGCTTCGCCAATGCCTTGGCATTTGCCATCGGTAAGCCCGTTATCCCCGTTCACCATCTTGAAGGCCATTTGCTCTCGCCTTTGTTGGCAGACGACAAGCCTGAATTTCCATTTGTCGCTTTGCTGGTTTCGGGCGGACATACGCAATTTATGGCTGTACGCGGTATCGGCGATTACACTTTGTTGGGTGAGAGCGTAGACGATGCGGCAGGCGAGGCGTTTGATAAAACGGCCAAGCTTTTGGGTTTGCCTTATCCCGGCGGTGCCAAATTGTCCGAGCTGGCCAAACTCGGCATACCTGATACTTTCACGTTCCCACGCCCCATGCTCCATTCGCACGATTTGCAGATGAGCTTTTCCGGTTTGAAAACCGCCGTTTTAACCGCTGTCGAAAAAGTCCGCGCCGAAACCGGCAGCGATGAAATTCCCGAACAGACGCGTAACGATATTTGCCGCGCCTTCCAAGATGCGGTGGTTGACGTATTGGCGGCCAAAGCCAAAAAAGCGTTGTTGGATACCGGCTTCAGAACTTTGGTGGTTGCCGGCGGTGTGGGTGCAAACTGGAAACTGCGTGATGAATTTTCGCGCTTAACCGTCAAAATGCCGTCTGAAAAAGGCAAATCTAAACCTCAGGAAGAAAAAATCAACGTCTATTTCCCGCCGATGGCATATTGCACCGACAACGGCGCAATGATTGCCTTTGCCGGCGCGATGCGTCTTGCCGAGCGTCAGGCTGTCGGCGCATTCAATGTCAAGCCGCGCTGGCCGCTGTCGGATATTGTGAAGCAGGGTTGA
- the rplM gene encoding 50S ribosomal protein L13, producing the protein MKTFSAKPHEVKREWFVIDAEDKVLGRVAAEVAHRLRGKHKPEYTPHVDTGDYIIVINADKLRVTGAKFEDKKYFRHSGFPGGIYERTFREMQEQFPGRALEQAVKGMLPKGPLGYAMIKKLKVYAGAEHGHAAQQPKVLELK; encoded by the coding sequence ATGAAAACCTTCTCTGCAAAACCCCACGAGGTGAAGCGCGAATGGTTCGTCATTGACGCAGAAGACAAAGTTCTGGGTCGTGTCGCAGCCGAAGTCGCACACCGTCTGCGCGGCAAACACAAACCCGAATACACCCCTCACGTTGATACCGGCGATTACATCATCGTCATCAACGCAGACAAACTGCGCGTGACCGGTGCTAAATTCGAAGACAAAAAATACTTCCGTCACTCTGGTTTCCCAGGCGGCATCTACGAGCGTACTTTCCGCGAAATGCAAGAGCAATTCCCAGGCCGCGCTTTGGAACAAGCCGTAAAAGGCATGTTGCCTAAAGGTCCTCTGGGCTACGCCATGATCAAAAAACTGAAAGTGTACGCCGGCGCCGAACACGGTCACGCTGCACAACAACCTAAAGTTTTGGAACTGAAATAA
- the hpaR gene encoding homoprotocatechuate degradation operon regulator HpaR, with protein sequence MPNQSKHASINIGLIQAREALMTQFRPILNQANITDQQWRIIRLLAENGTLDFQDLANQACILRPSLTGILTRLEKAGLAVRLKPSNDQRRVYLKLTPEGEKLYESTGALVDERYDAIEKVLSKEKMAQLKELLAELAKIEQALK encoded by the coding sequence ATGCCCAACCAATCTAAACATGCATCTATCAATATCGGTCTGATTCAGGCGCGGGAAGCATTGATGACCCAATTCCGCCCTATTCTGAACCAAGCCAATATTACCGACCAGCAATGGCGTATCATCCGGCTCTTAGCGGAAAACGGCACACTCGACTTTCAAGATTTGGCCAATCAGGCCTGCATCCTTCGCCCCAGCCTGACCGGCATTCTGACCCGCTTGGAAAAAGCAGGTTTGGCCGTCCGCCTGAAGCCTTCCAACGACCAACGTCGTGTTTACCTGAAACTGACGCCCGAAGGTGAGAAACTCTATGAATCCACCGGCGCATTGGTTGACGAACGCTACGATGCGATTGAAAAAGTTCTATCCAAAGAAAAAATGGCACAACTCAAAGAACTCTTGGCAGAGCTGGCAAAAATCGAACAGGCATTAAAATAA
- the rpsI gene encoding 30S ribosomal protein S9: MNGKYYYGTGRRKSSVARVFLTKGTGQIIVNGRPVDEFFARETSRMVVRQPLVLTENAESFDIKVNVTGGGETGQSGAIRHGITRALIDFDATLKPALSQAGFVTRDAREVERKKPGLRKARRAKQFSKR, translated from the coding sequence ATGAACGGTAAATACTACTACGGCACAGGCCGCCGCAAAAGTTCAGTGGCTCGTGTATTCTTGACTAAAGGTACCGGCCAAATCATCGTAAACGGCCGTCCCGTTGACGAATTCTTCGCACGTGAAACCAGCCGCATGGTTGTACGTCAACCTCTGGTTCTGACTGAAAATGCCGAATCTTTCGACATCAAAGTTAACGTAACCGGTGGTGGCGAAACCGGTCAATCCGGCGCTATCCGTCACGGCATCACCCGCGCCCTGATCGACTTCGACGCAACCCTGAAACCAGCTCTGTCTCAAGCAGGCTTCGTTACTCGCGATGCTCGTGAAGTTGAACGTAAAAAACCTGGTTTGCGCAAAGCACGTCGTGCAAAACAATTCTCCAAACGTTAA
- a CDS encoding low molecular weight protein-tyrosine-phosphatase → MYHNILIVCLGNICRSPTAERIMQKKLPGHQISSAGIKALAGKDADFQAIKTALKHGVIVAGHTPRQLTALMCEQADLILVMEPSQIDMVADIHPPARSKTMLFAQWLPKKTIPDPYKQSSEMFEAVFEQLNAAADTWKTKLNGKTQPV, encoded by the coding sequence ATGTACCACAACATACTCATCGTCTGCCTAGGCAACATCTGCCGCTCCCCCACTGCAGAGCGGATCATGCAGAAAAAACTACCCGGCCATCAAATCAGCAGCGCCGGCATAAAAGCACTGGCAGGTAAGGATGCCGATTTCCAGGCCATTAAAACCGCACTCAAACACGGCGTCATCGTTGCAGGCCATACGCCACGCCAACTGACCGCCCTGATGTGCGAACAGGCCGATTTGATTCTCGTCATGGAGCCCAGTCAAATCGATATGGTGGCCGACATCCATCCGCCGGCACGCAGCAAAACCATGCTGTTTGCCCAATGGTTGCCTAAAAAAACCATACCTGACCCATACAAACAAAGCAGCGAAATGTTTGAAGCCGTTTTTGAACAGCTCAATGCTGCCGCAGACACTTGGAAAACCAAACTAAACGGAAAAACTCAACCGGTATAA
- a CDS encoding polysaccharide biosynthesis tyrosine autokinase, which produces MKKTTYTPYSADNDEIDFGQQLRVIWTNKYKILAALLAGGILGAAFSLASTPQYRADAMLEIETRQNQILTEINSIFNNQTTPSEAEVELVQSRLVLGKTVDDLQLDQEVKAKYTPVIGSLMHNVSGDPDPKLTVGSFTVQDEWFNKTFTLTAKSNKAYTLTLPDKRVVEGKVGVPLKINNQTTLKIDQILANPGQEFALTKFSRISAIENIQNKLAVISKGKTSPIINLTFTGTDPKRTSVILNSIADNYVAQNRERDVQVASSGLAFISEELPRLKETLQDAENKLNAYRQQSGSLDIPLESKGALESLTGIETQITLLKTEEAGLAELYTPEHPSYKAVLDKLAVLERAKNKINQQIAELPNTQQEVIRLTRDVETNQATYVQLLSKQQELNIMKASAQGNVRIVDYAYVPENPVAPRKAVITLLSALAAGSLTTLWLMIRNRMKNGITSSEEIENLNLEVVALVPHSKTQQKRDFFKSKFKKTGGRSNYLLASEDRTDTAVEAIRALRTNIYFSMLDAPNNVLMITGAAPEAGKSFISANLATVMAQSGKRVLLIDTDMRKGYLDRLFGLTPEFGLSDILNSKAAPAKAVQETGIENLHLISSGNYPSNPSELLMDNRFNELLANASQRYDYVILDTPPVLAVTDAVIIGQHAGTVLMISRYAHTRARELEASVERLKQNHINIKGVVLNGMKREANNSYDYYAYDAYHSGNNKS; this is translated from the coding sequence ATGAAAAAAACGACCTACACACCTTACAGCGCAGACAACGACGAAATCGACTTCGGCCAACAGCTGCGCGTAATTTGGACAAATAAATACAAAATCCTCGCCGCCCTGCTTGCAGGCGGCATTCTTGGCGCAGCCTTCAGCCTGGCATCCACTCCGCAATACCGTGCCGACGCCATGCTGGAAATTGAAACGCGACAAAACCAAATCCTGACCGAAATCAACAGCATCTTCAACAACCAAACCACGCCGTCTGAAGCAGAAGTCGAGCTGGTTCAATCACGCTTGGTACTGGGTAAAACCGTTGACGACCTTCAGCTTGACCAAGAAGTCAAAGCCAAATATACACCCGTTATCGGCAGCCTGATGCACAACGTCAGCGGCGACCCCGATCCCAAACTGACCGTCGGCAGCTTTACCGTACAAGACGAATGGTTCAACAAAACCTTCACGCTGACCGCCAAGAGCAACAAAGCCTATACCCTTACCCTGCCTGACAAACGCGTTGTAGAAGGCAAGGTCGGCGTACCTCTGAAAATCAACAATCAAACCACCCTCAAAATCGATCAAATCTTAGCCAATCCGGGTCAAGAATTTGCGTTGACCAAGTTCTCGCGCATCAGCGCCATCGAAAACATCCAAAACAAACTGGCGGTCATCAGCAAAGGTAAAACCAGCCCCATCATCAACCTTACCTTTACCGGCACTGACCCTAAACGTACCAGTGTCATCCTCAACAGCATTGCCGACAACTACGTTGCGCAAAACCGCGAACGCGACGTCCAAGTTGCATCCAGCGGTTTGGCCTTCATCAGCGAAGAATTGCCACGCTTGAAAGAAACCTTGCAAGACGCTGAAAACAAACTCAATGCCTACCGCCAACAATCAGGCTCCCTCGACATTCCGCTCGAGTCCAAAGGCGCATTGGAAAGCCTGACCGGCATCGAAACCCAAATCACCCTGCTCAAAACCGAAGAAGCAGGTTTGGCCGAGCTGTACACGCCGGAACACCCTTCCTATAAAGCCGTATTGGACAAACTTGCCGTCCTCGAGCGCGCTAAAAACAAAATCAACCAACAAATCGCCGAGTTGCCGAATACCCAACAAGAAGTTATCCGCCTGACCCGCGACGTAGAAACTAACCAAGCAACCTACGTCCAACTGTTGAGCAAACAACAAGAACTCAACATTATGAAAGCCAGTGCGCAAGGTAATGTCCGCATCGTCGATTATGCCTATGTCCCTGAAAACCCAGTTGCTCCGCGCAAAGCCGTCATCACACTCCTGAGCGCACTTGCCGCAGGCTCATTGACCACTTTGTGGCTGATGATTCGCAACCGTATGAAAAACGGCATTACTTCGTCCGAAGAAATCGAAAACCTCAATTTGGAAGTCGTCGCTCTTGTTCCACACTCCAAAACCCAGCAAAAACGCGACTTCTTCAAAAGCAAATTCAAGAAAACCGGCGGCCGTTCCAACTATCTGCTGGCCAGCGAAGACCGTACCGACACGGCCGTCGAAGCCATCCGCGCCCTGCGCACCAATATCTACTTCTCCATGCTGGACGCGCCTAACAACGTCCTCATGATTACCGGTGCCGCGCCTGAAGCAGGTAAATCCTTTATCTCCGCCAACCTTGCCACCGTAATGGCGCAGTCAGGCAAACGCGTTCTGCTTATCGATACCGATATGCGCAAAGGCTACCTTGACCGACTCTTCGGCCTTACCCCCGAGTTCGGCTTGTCTGACATCCTAAACAGCAAAGCGGCTCCAGCCAAAGCCGTACAAGAGACCGGCATTGAAAACCTCCACCTCATCAGCAGCGGCAACTATCCTAGCAATCCGTCTGAGCTTTTGATGGACAACCGTTTCAACGAGTTGCTTGCCAACGCTAGCCAACGCTACGACTACGTCATCTTGGACACGCCGCCCGTATTGGCCGTTACCGACGCCGTCATCATCGGCCAACATGCAGGCACCGTCCTGATGATCAGCCGTTATGCACACACGCGTGCACGAGAGCTTGAGGCCAGCGTCGAACGCCTCAAACAAAACCACATCAACATCAAAGGTGTCGTTCTCAACGGCATGAAGCGCGAAGCCAACAACAGCTACGACTACTACGCCTACGATGCCTACCATTCCGGTAACAATAAATCATAA
- a CDS encoding cell division protein ZapA has protein sequence MSIEQVNLDIMNVNFTINTPSEEKATLLQAVEMLNKKSDAIKESGRIVGTDKIVVMAALNVVHDLLKTTFNDDLAIGEFERRITDMNNACQKALARLEQN, from the coding sequence GTGAGTATCGAACAAGTCAATCTCGACATCATGAATGTCAACTTCACCATCAACACGCCGAGTGAAGAAAAAGCCACCCTCCTGCAAGCCGTTGAAATGCTCAACAAAAAAAGCGACGCAATTAAAGAAAGCGGCCGCATCGTCGGCACGGACAAAATCGTCGTCATGGCAGCCCTCAACGTCGTACACGACCTCTTGAAAACCACCTTCAACGACGATTTGGCAATCGGTGAATTTGAGCGTAGAATAACCGACATGAACAACGCGTGCCAAAAAGCACTGGCGCGCTTGGAGCAAAACTGA
- the murU gene encoding N-acetylmuramate alpha-1-phosphate uridylyltransferase MurU, which translates to MKAMILAAGRGERMRPLTDHTPKPLLEVAGTPLIGWHLRRLKQAGFTEIVINHAWLGQQIEDTLKDGSAYGVHIAYSPERAGGLETAGGIATALPLLGNEPFLVVNGDVLTDIDFQAARLAAQRIQKHNLLAHLWLVDNPPHHPEGDFGLLSDGLVSASSTDGQALTFSGVGVYHPALFKDTPAHQAAKLAPLLRQAMSQNQISGEHHNGLWLDVGTVERLQEADRIAQSW; encoded by the coding sequence ATGAAAGCAATGATACTGGCCGCCGGTCGCGGCGAACGCATGCGCCCCTTGACCGACCACACGCCCAAACCCTTACTCGAAGTAGCAGGCACGCCGCTTATCGGTTGGCACTTGCGCCGCCTGAAACAGGCCGGATTCACTGAAATCGTCATCAACCATGCCTGGCTTGGCCAGCAAATCGAAGACACCTTGAAAGACGGTTCAGCCTACGGCGTACACATTGCCTATTCTCCCGAGCGCGCCGGAGGCCTGGAAACTGCCGGAGGCATTGCCACCGCCCTGCCGCTTTTGGGCAACGAGCCGTTTTTGGTCGTCAATGGCGACGTGTTGACCGACATTGATTTCCAAGCTGCACGACTGGCTGCCCAGCGCATACAGAAACACAACCTTCTCGCCCATTTGTGGCTGGTGGACAATCCGCCCCATCATCCCGAAGGCGACTTCGGCCTGCTTTCAGACGGCCTGGTATCCGCCTCATCAACAGACGGCCAAGCCCTGACTTTCAGCGGCGTGGGCGTTTATCATCCCGCGCTTTTCAAAGACACCCCGGCACACCAGGCTGCCAAGCTTGCCCCTCTGTTGCGTCAAGCCATGAGCCAAAACCAAATCAGCGGCGAACACCACAACGGCCTTTGGTTGGACGTCGGCACAGTCGAACGCCTGCAAGAAGCCGACCGTATCGCCCAAAGCTGGTAA